A DNA window from Endomicrobiales bacterium contains the following coding sequences:
- a CDS encoding HD domain-containing protein, which yields MVLSEKSGITLQKVKAHPLVNNFISAANEYLGAIGYTEHGFRHVGLVASVAHNILSCLDYPEHLQELAGIAGYLHDVGNVVNRQDHGQSSALIAMRILKELGATAEEIAIVISAIGNHEEEIGDPVNPVAAALIIADKSDVHKTRVRNPNLISFDIHDRVNFAAERSFVNVDKKRMAITLELTIDTKISQVMEYFEIFMSRMIICRRSAKFLNCVFEIIINQKKLL from the coding sequence ATGGTGTTGTCAGAAAAATCAGGCATAACACTCCAAAAAGTAAAAGCACACCCGCTTGTAAATAATTTTATTTCTGCGGCAAATGAATATCTTGGTGCCATTGGATATACCGAACATGGTTTTAGGCATGTCGGCTTGGTTGCTAGTGTTGCGCACAATATACTTTCGTGCCTTGATTATCCCGAGCATTTACAGGAACTTGCCGGCATAGCCGGTTATCTGCACGATGTGGGTAATGTGGTAAACAGGCAAGATCATGGCCAGTCTTCGGCTTTGATAGCTATGCGCATATTAAAAGAGCTTGGCGCCACCGCAGAAGAAATTGCTATTGTAATTTCCGCGATTGGCAACCATGAAGAAGAAATAGGCGACCCTGTAAACCCTGTAGCGGCAGCGCTAATAATTGCCGATAAGTCAGATGTTCATAAAACAAGAGTTAGAAACCCAAATTTAATAAGTTTTGATATACACGACAGGGTGAACTTCGCCGCCGAGAGGTCTTTTGTTAATGTAGATAAAAAAAGAATGGCAATTACACTTGAGTTAACTATAGATACAAAAATTTCTCAGGTTATGGAGTACTTTGAAATATTTATGTCAAGAATGATAATATGCCGTCGTTCGGCAAAGTTTTTAAACTGTGTGTTTGAAATAATAATAAACCAAAAGAAATTACTTTAA
- the queA gene encoding tRNA preQ1(34) S-adenosylmethionine ribosyltransferase-isomerase QueA encodes MIDPADLILDSYDYLLPPQLIAQKPAQKRDNSRLLVVNKTTGMLQHSHFSSIKDYFSKGDCLVLNKTKVFPARLKGKKESGGKAEALFLDFSAGTDGFFRALLKPSIDVGKTLHFNGGLKAKVAGKAENGEYLLEIKSENIINMLENFGEMPLPPYIKRKDAIATDVCDKDRYQTVYASVCGSIAAPTAGLHFTKLLIDEIKQHGVKVVEIVLHVGWGTFKPVVTNNVREHKMLPEYAEISTQSAQEINSSKNLGGRVFSVGTTATRALESFCNEQGVVVAGNKKTDLFIFPGYKFKCADALITNFHLPASTPMFLASAFLGRQKLLAAYKSAIEEKYRFYSYGDAMLIV; translated from the coding sequence ATGATAGATCCCGCAGATTTAATTCTTGATTCATATGATTATTTGTTGCCGCCACAGCTTATTGCGCAAAAGCCGGCACAAAAGCGTGATAACTCGCGTTTACTTGTTGTAAATAAAACTACAGGAATGTTACAACACAGCCATTTTTCATCTATAAAAGATTATTTTTCAAAAGGTGATTGCCTTGTATTAAACAAAACAAAAGTATTTCCTGCCAGGCTTAAAGGTAAAAAAGAAAGTGGTGGCAAAGCAGAAGCTCTTTTTTTAGATTTTTCAGCAGGTACTGATGGTTTTTTTAGGGCGCTTCTAAAGCCATCAATAGATGTTGGCAAAACACTTCATTTTAATGGCGGGTTGAAAGCAAAAGTTGCTGGGAAAGCAGAAAATGGCGAGTATCTGCTTGAAATTAAATCTGAAAATATCATTAACATGCTTGAAAATTTTGGTGAAATGCCGCTACCGCCGTATATAAAAAGAAAAGATGCAATTGCAACTGATGTCTGCGATAAGGACAGGTACCAAACTGTCTATGCCTCTGTGTGTGGTTCAATTGCCGCGCCAACTGCGGGCTTGCACTTTACAAAGCTTTTGATAGATGAAATAAAGCAACATGGTGTAAAAGTAGTTGAGATAGTTTTGCATGTTGGCTGGGGAACATTTAAACCTGTCGTAACTAACAATGTAAGAGAACATAAAATGTTGCCCGAGTATGCTGAAATAAGCACTCAAAGCGCGCAAGAAATAAACAGTTCTAAAAATCTCGGCGGCAGGGTGTTTTCAGTCGGCACTACGGCAACAAGAGCTCTTGAATCGTTTTGCAATGAGCAAGGTGTAGTAGTTGCTGGTAATAAAAAAACGGATCTTTTTATATTTCCTGGTTATAAGTTTAAGTGTGCGGATGCGTTGATAACAAACTTTCACCTGCCGGCTTCAACGCCTATGTTTTTGGCAAGCGCCTTTTTGGGCAGGCAAAAGCTTTTAGCCGCATATAAATCGGCAATAGAAGAAAAATACAGATTTTATTCTTACGGCGATGCAATGTTAATTGTTTAA
- the secD gene encoding protein translocase subunit SecD: protein MQKINWKLWLTVALVGLSIYFLYPTWEWNTLTPQEREQKEKMRDKMVFKTLNLGLDLRGGSHLLLELDATKLDANVDVSDAVSRAIEIIRNRVDQFGVAEPLITKQGDRWIVVQLPGIKDPSRAKELIGKTALLEFRLVSDDPVVSEIVSKLREKNATIADIDKYPEISSMVPAGFAVFAGKEDSYYLLKSSAELTGAYLVNAKVQFGGEYGYPYVNIEFNNDGAKIFAAVTERSIEKRLAIVLDGVVQSAPVIRSKIPDGKAIIEGNFTSEDARFLAMVLRAGALPAPVRIIEERTVGPSLGDDSIKAGLTSCLVGLFVVLLFMFIYYRTSGLIANFALILNLLFLLGVMAYFHFTLTLPGIAGIVLTLGMAVDANVLILERMREELAAGKTPRVAVDAGYQKAFSAILDANVTTLVASVCLFQFGTGPIKGFAVSLTIGLIVGMFTSIVVTRVIYDVLFAENIMTDIKI from the coding sequence ATGCAAAAAATTAACTGGAAGCTTTGGTTGACGGTAGCGCTTGTAGGTCTTTCAATTTACTTTCTCTACCCTACATGGGAGTGGAACACACTAACTCCACAAGAGAGGGAACAAAAAGAGAAAATGCGCGACAAGATGGTTTTTAAAACACTAAACTTAGGTCTTGATCTAAGAGGTGGAAGCCACTTGCTTTTAGAGCTTGATGCCACAAAGCTTGATGCAAATGTAGATGTTAGTGATGCAGTTAGCAGAGCCATTGAAATTATCAGAAACAGAGTTGACCAGTTTGGTGTTGCGGAGCCGTTAATTACAAAACAGGGCGACCGTTGGATAGTGGTTCAATTACCAGGTATAAAAGACCCATCAAGAGCAAAAGAGCTTATAGGCAAAACCGCATTGCTTGAGTTTCGCCTTGTAAGTGATGACCCGGTTGTCAGCGAAATAGTAAGCAAACTTAGAGAAAAAAATGCAACAATTGCTGATATAGATAAATATCCTGAAATTTCCTCAATGGTTCCCGCCGGTTTTGCGGTTTTTGCAGGTAAAGAAGATAGCTATTACTTGCTTAAATCTTCAGCAGAGTTAACAGGCGCGTATCTTGTAAACGCAAAGGTGCAGTTTGGTGGCGAGTATGGTTACCCATATGTAAATATTGAGTTTAACAACGATGGCGCAAAGATATTTGCCGCTGTAACAGAAAGAAGCATAGAGAAGCGGCTTGCAATAGTGCTTGACGGTGTTGTTCAGTCGGCTCCTGTAATTCGTTCAAAAATTCCTGACGGCAAAGCAATAATAGAGGGTAATTTCACTTCAGAAGATGCAAGATTTTTAGCAATGGTACTTCGTGCCGGTGCCCTCCCCGCTCCAGTTAGAATAATAGAAGAGCGCACTGTAGGGCCATCTCTGGGTGATGACTCAATAAAGGCAGGTCTTACATCTTGTCTTGTTGGTCTTTTTGTTGTTTTATTGTTTATGTTCATCTATTATAGAACTTCAGGTTTAATAGCCAATTTCGCGCTTATTTTAAACCTACTTTTCTTGCTTGGTGTTATGGCTTATTTTCACTTTACGCTAACATTGCCTGGTATTGCCGGTATTGTGCTCACGCTTGGCATGGCGGTAGATGCCAATGTGCTTATTTTGGAGCGTATGAGGGAAGAGCTTGCTGCTGGAAAAACGCCCAGAGTCGCCGTTGATGCTGGTTATCAAAAGGCGTTTTCAGCAATTTTAGATGCTAATGTTACAACACTTGTCGCTTCTGTTTGCTTGTTTCAATTTGGCACAGGGCCTATCAAAGGTTTTGCTGTTTCTTTAACAATAGGTTTAATAGTTGGTATGTTCACCTCAATAGTAGTTACAAGAGTTATATATGATGTACTTTTTGCTGAAAACATAATGACAGACATAAAGATTTAA
- the waaF gene encoding lipopolysaccharide heptosyltransferase II, whose amino-acid sequence MKNILAFIGWFVINTLGRSLRINVVDANGSIRNAGNKIVFGFWHGEQFIPFFCHRKQGIVIMSSLSKDGQLQADILHKCGYSAVRGSSSKGGQKALVELIRKVKTGVAAAFALDGPRGPQYKAKPGAALAAIKTGSILLPVSSYSKSNFIFQKAWDKYELPLPFSQAVIAYGMPINTAKDSSAEELSLELEKRTNELSKFTHEAFWSHDLVKYLSNHPRPKILIVQPSRLGDVIFALPAVCAIRKRYPNAYIAWAVDERCAQLIEGHSAIDKLFVFNRGEASIRYMLNFRKLLRAENFDLSIDFHGLFKSALLVCLAGAKFKLASSSTRGMKELSWVFSKEIKPEVESSHCVVRHLAVAKYLDCPLDNNAEYELNINEDALKSASEILKNCGVDLAKPFVALFAGGGWLSRRWPKERFAKLCDEINNGSIAQVVLIGGKEGGACEKGLNEKIIAISKTKIFDTTGLFSLKQLVAVLSKAVAFVGNEAGPMHIARALGTPSVAIIGPTDPNRTGPYGKKVIIVRKNISCQPCRNRKCKSIECMRLIEVDDVFGALKKVLKGEFE is encoded by the coding sequence ATGAAAAACATACTTGCATTTATTGGTTGGTTTGTAATAAACACTTTAGGCAGATCGTTGCGTATCAACGTAGTTGACGCAAATGGCTCCATAAGAAACGCAGGAAACAAAATTGTATTTGGTTTTTGGCATGGTGAGCAGTTTATTCCATTTTTTTGTCACAGAAAACAGGGCATTGTCATAATGAGCAGCTTATCAAAAGATGGCCAACTACAAGCAGATATATTGCACAAGTGTGGTTACTCTGCTGTGCGCGGGTCATCGTCAAAAGGGGGGCAAAAAGCCTTAGTTGAATTAATTAGAAAAGTAAAAACAGGAGTTGCTGCTGCTTTTGCACTTGATGGCCCAAGAGGGCCGCAGTATAAGGCAAAGCCAGGTGCTGCTTTAGCCGCAATTAAAACAGGTTCTATTCTTTTACCTGTTAGCAGTTATTCAAAAAGCAACTTTATTTTTCAAAAGGCATGGGATAAGTACGAATTGCCATTGCCTTTTTCACAAGCTGTTATTGCATATGGAATGCCAATAAATACAGCTAAAGACAGCAGCGCAGAAGAGCTGAGTTTAGAGCTTGAAAAAAGAACTAATGAACTTTCAAAGTTTACGCACGAAGCGTTTTGGAGCCATGATTTAGTTAAATATTTAAGCAATCACCCAAGGCCAAAAATTTTAATAGTTCAACCAAGCCGCCTTGGCGATGTAATATTTGCTTTGCCTGCAGTATGCGCTATTAGAAAGCGTTATCCAAATGCTTATATTGCATGGGCCGTTGATGAGCGGTGCGCACAGTTAATCGAAGGCCATAGTGCAATAGACAAACTTTTTGTTTTCAACAGAGGCGAAGCCTCAATAAGATATATGCTAAATTTTCGTAAGTTGTTAAGGGCTGAAAATTTTGATTTAAGTATCGATTTTCACGGGCTTTTTAAATCAGCTCTTCTGGTTTGCCTTGCAGGCGCAAAGTTTAAGCTCGCGTCATCGTCTACCAGGGGTATGAAAGAGCTTTCGTGGGTTTTTTCAAAAGAGATAAAACCAGAAGTTGAATCCTCTCACTGTGTTGTGCGCCACTTGGCGGTTGCAAAATATTTAGATTGCCCTTTAGATAATAATGCAGAGTATGAACTTAACATAAATGAAGACGCACTAAAAAGCGCATCTGAAATTTTGAAAAATTGTGGTGTAGATTTAGCAAAGCCCTTCGTTGCGCTTTTTGCCGGCGGCGGCTGGCTTTCCAGAAGGTGGCCAAAAGAGCGTTTTGCAAAGCTTTGCGATGAGATTAACAATGGATCAATTGCACAAGTAGTTCTTATTGGCGGCAAAGAGGGTGGAGCTTGCGAAAAAGGGTTAAATGAAAAAATAATTGCCATCTCTAAAACAAAAATTTTTGATACAACAGGATTGTTTTCTTTGAAGCAGTTGGTGGCGGTTCTTTCAAAGGCAGTCGCATTTGTTGGCAATGAGGCAGGACCTATGCACATTGCAAGGGCGCTAGGCACACCAAGTGTTGCTATAATTGGCCCGACTGATCCAAATAGAACAGGCCCATACGGTAAAAAAGTAATTATAGTTAGAAAGAACATCTCGTGCCAGCCGTGCCGCAACAGAAAATGTAAAAGTATTGAATGTATGCGGCTTATTGAAGTTGACGATGTTTTTGGTGCTCTTAAAAAAGTGCTTAAAGGTGAGTTTGAGTAA
- a CDS encoding HD domain-containing protein, protein MLNFELFEKDDEVSAYLNTADKNFAAIGYKEHGLRHAKLSANIAGNVLKYLGYSEQDQLLAKIAAYMHDIGNAVSANDHAQTGAMIVLDILQRMQFPYEYIFPIITAIGTHEDKSTNPVSAIAAALILADKTDVHRTRVRVSEQLLLDTHSRVNYACRNAFLRVEKDKKTIALELTIDTNICPVMDYFEIFLPRTNFCIKASAALNCAFELYINKDKFY, encoded by the coding sequence GTGTTAAATTTTGAATTGTTTGAAAAAGATGACGAAGTAAGTGCCTACTTAAACACTGCCGATAAAAACTTTGCCGCAATTGGATATAAAGAGCACGGTTTACGCCATGCGAAGTTAAGCGCAAACATTGCCGGCAATGTATTAAAGTATCTTGGTTACAGCGAGCAAGACCAACTGCTTGCGAAAATTGCCGCTTATATGCACGATATTGGCAACGCAGTATCGGCAAATGATCATGCTCAAACTGGTGCAATGATAGTTTTAGACATTCTTCAAAGAATGCAGTTTCCATACGAATATATTTTCCCAATAATAACCGCCATAGGTACACACGAAGACAAAAGCACAAACCCTGTATCTGCCATTGCTGCCGCATTGATTCTTGCCGATAAAACCGATGTACACCGCACCAGAGTGCGTGTAAGCGAGCAGTTGTTGCTTGATACGCACAGCAGGGTAAATTATGCCTGCCGCAATGCTTTTTTAAGAGTGGAAAAAGACAAAAAAACAATAGCCCTTGAGTTAACAATAGACACTAATATCTGTCCGGTTATGGATTACTTTGAGATATTTCTTCCGAGAACAAATTTTTGTATCAAGGCCAGCGCAGCTTTAAATTGCGCTTTTGAACTTTACATAAACAAGGATAAATTTTACTAA
- the tgt gene encoding tRNA guanosine(34) transglycosylase Tgt yields MQMGNFTIIKKSSKCLARAGTLYTTRGIIETPVFMPVGTQGSVKSVSQQELSDLGAQIILANSYHIYLKPGVDLIKKAGGIHKFIGWQKPMLTDSGGFQLFSLAMLRKITDEGVHFQSHIDGSKHFISPESSVDIQRKIGADIIMCFDECVEYPCKEEYAKNSVDLSLLWAERCKNRFEETTSSYERQMLFGIVQGSVFKHLRKYSAQKTIDIGFSGYAIGGLSVGEPKEEMHATLDATVPMLPEEKAHYLMGVGMPEDLWEAIERGIDMFDCVLPTRNGRNGQAFTSGGKVNIKNAEFQSDFGPLDPECPCFACKNYSRAYLNHLFKAQELLALRLMSLHNLYFMVNLAKVIRKSIENDTFFEQKKEFYAKYFKK; encoded by the coding sequence ATGCAAATGGGCAATTTTACAATTATAAAAAAATCTTCAAAGTGCCTTGCGCGCGCGGGCACACTTTACACTACAAGAGGTATAATAGAAACTCCAGTTTTTATGCCGGTTGGCACGCAGGGCAGTGTTAAGTCGGTATCACAACAGGAGTTAAGTGACCTTGGCGCACAAATTATTTTGGCAAACTCTTACCATATATACCTAAAACCAGGTGTTGATTTAATCAAAAAAGCTGGTGGCATACATAAGTTCATTGGTTGGCAAAAGCCAATGCTAACCGATTCTGGCGGTTTTCAACTTTTTAGTTTGGCAATGCTAAGGAAAATTACAGACGAAGGTGTGCATTTTCAATCACATATTGACGGTTCAAAACATTTTATAAGCCCTGAGAGCTCAGTAGATATTCAGCGCAAAATTGGCGCGGATATAATAATGTGTTTTGACGAGTGTGTAGAGTACCCATGCAAAGAAGAGTACGCAAAAAATTCTGTTGACTTAAGTTTACTTTGGGCCGAGCGGTGCAAAAACCGCTTTGAAGAAACTACGAGCAGTTATGAAAGGCAGATGTTGTTTGGCATTGTGCAGGGTTCGGTTTTTAAACACCTGCGCAAATATAGCGCGCAAAAAACAATTGATATTGGTTTTAGCGGGTATGCCATAGGTGGTCTATCGGTAGGCGAGCCAAAAGAAGAGATGCACGCGACATTAGATGCAACGGTGCCAATGTTGCCCGAAGAAAAAGCACACTACTTAATGGGTGTTGGAATGCCAGAAGATCTCTGGGAAGCAATTGAACGCGGCATAGATATGTTTGACTGTGTTTTGCCAACAAGAAACGGCAGAAACGGTCAGGCATTTACAAGTGGTGGCAAGGTAAACATAAAAAATGCAGAGTTTCAAAGTGATTTTGGGCCATTAGACCCCGAGTGTCCCTGCTTTGCTTGCAAAAATTACTCAAGAGCATATTTAAACCATTTATTTAAAGCTCAGGAGCTTCTTGCTCTTCGTTTAATGTCTTTACACAACTTGTATTTTATGGTAAACTTGGCAAAAGTTATTAGGAAATCAATAGAAAACGACACTTTTTTTGAACAAAAAAAAGAGTTTTACGCAAAGTACTTCAAAAAATAA
- a CDS encoding glycosyltransferase family 9 protein, translating into MNILIIKPSSFGDIVQANPVATALKQAFPNCSICWVVFDKFVPVVELFANIDNKVIWKRNGGLKDFFSVASQLRKMDFDVAIDLQGLFRTALLARLSGAKKVIGVPGMKEFSYILVKEVFAYSAKSGLNAVIRNLETVRFLTEKSFKPQFSLSLSQSTVKLCQEKFSSLKSNNEQKIIGVVTSARGIGKNWALKNYEVVINSILNKFQNTKVILLGLDNKLALNNDRVINLQGQTTIAELAYLLKECSLVFGGDTGPVHLASALGVKVVMLFGASDVNETAPIAKNAVILHKMLPCSPCRGRAKCKDFKCINSITANEVISAIESNCELK; encoded by the coding sequence ATGAATATATTAATTATAAAGCCAAGTTCGTTTGGCGACATTGTTCAGGCAAATCCGGTCGCAACAGCTCTAAAGCAAGCGTTTCCAAATTGTTCTATATGCTGGGTGGTTTTTGATAAATTTGTCCCTGTAGTGGAGCTATTTGCAAACATTGACAATAAAGTAATTTGGAAACGGAATGGTGGGTTAAAAGATTTTTTTTCAGTGGCATCTCAATTGCGCAAAATGGACTTTGATGTTGCCATAGATCTGCAGGGACTTTTCAGAACTGCTTTACTTGCGCGTCTTAGCGGAGCAAAAAAAGTTATAGGCGTGCCTGGCATGAAAGAGTTTTCATATATTTTAGTAAAAGAAGTGTTTGCGTACAGCGCAAAATCCGGGTTAAATGCTGTAATTAGAAATTTGGAAACAGTCAGGTTCCTAACAGAAAAAAGTTTTAAGCCGCAGTTTAGCCTTTCGTTAAGCCAAAGTACTGTTAAATTATGCCAAGAAAAATTTTCGTCATTGAAAAGCAATAACGAGCAAAAGATTATTGGTGTTGTAACATCTGCAAGAGGAATTGGCAAAAATTGGGCTTTGAAAAATTATGAAGTTGTAATAAACTCAATACTTAATAAATTTCAAAATACAAAAGTTATTTTGCTTGGTTTAGATAATAAATTAGCTTTGAATAATGACAGAGTGATAAATTTACAAGGTCAAACAACAATTGCAGAGCTTGCCTATTTGTTGAAAGAATGCTCTTTAGTGTTTGGTGGCGACACGGGGCCTGTGCACCTGGCAAGCGCGCTTGGAGTTAAGGTCGTTATGCTTTTTGGAGCATCAGATGTTAATGAAACTGCACCTATTGCAAAAAATGCGGTAATCTTGCATAAAATGCTTCCCTGTTCGCCTTGTCGCGGTAGAGCAAAGTGTAAAGATTTTAAGTGCATTAACAGCATAACTGCTAATGAGGTTATAAGTGCAATTGAAAGTAATTGTGAGTTAAAATAA
- the secF gene encoding protein translocase subunit SecF: MHLIGKTNIGFISKRYFFFAVSLLLILAGIVSLILRGGPNYGIDFRGGILVQFSFDKAIDFNIVRKTLNDSGISGIDMQSSGTSSIILRAKKTEQNPDEFAAKVKGILAQKFPDRTITLERTEFVGATVGKHLVKQATLAILLSFLGIIIYVAFRFSSGVWGTAGVIALVHDVFITFGIFSILNKEINLTIVAALLTLAGYSINDTIVIFDRIRENLRLKPKEDLGSVIDISVNETLSRSIITNLTVFFVVIVLFFFGGEVLHDFSLALLIGVTIGSYSTIFIASPMIYEWEISKRKRAKAALSYKSKR, from the coding sequence GTGCATTTAATTGGTAAAACAAACATAGGATTCATATCAAAGAGGTATTTCTTTTTTGCAGTTTCGCTTCTATTAATTCTTGCAGGCATTGTTTCGTTAATTTTAAGAGGCGGCCCAAACTACGGTATTGATTTTAGGGGTGGAATTTTGGTGCAATTTTCTTTTGATAAAGCAATTGATTTTAACATTGTCAGAAAAACTCTAAATGATAGCGGAATCTCTGGTATAGATATGCAAAGCTCTGGTACTTCTTCTATTATTTTAAGAGCCAAGAAAACCGAACAAAACCCCGATGAGTTTGCCGCTAAAGTTAAAGGTATTTTGGCTCAAAAGTTCCCAGATAGAACAATTACGCTTGAACGCACAGAGTTTGTCGGCGCAACGGTTGGGAAACATCTCGTTAAACAGGCGACGCTCGCTATATTACTTTCGTTTTTAGGCATAATTATTTATGTTGCTTTTAGGTTTAGCTCAGGTGTTTGGGGTACAGCTGGTGTGATTGCACTTGTTCATGATGTATTTATTACCTTTGGTATTTTTTCAATACTAAATAAAGAAATAAACCTTACAATTGTTGCCGCTCTTTTAACACTTGCTGGTTATTCCATTAATGACACCATAGTTATTTTTGACCGCATAAGAGAAAATTTACGCCTAAAGCCAAAAGAAGACTTAGGTTCTGTTATAGATATAAGTGTAAATGAAACCCTTTCAAGATCAATAATAACAAATTTAACTGTTTTTTTTGTTGTTATTGTGTTGTTTTTCTTTGGAGGCGAAGTTTTGCACGATTTTTCTTTAGCGCTTTTAATAGGTGTTACAATCGGTTCTTATTCTACAATATTTATTGCAAGCCCTATGATTTATGAGTGGGAAATTTCAAAAAGAAAAAGAGCTAAGGCGGCACTTTCATACAAAAGCAAAAGGTAA
- a CDS encoding PIG-L family deacetylase has translation MQKFFRNTKLFSYYEKIQPALKYSFSVQDGPPVKNVLVIAPHQDDESIACGGAITKHTSSGGKASVLFLTSDMPERAQEASNACKIIGVDEVISLKHSADTLHTQKTISDSIENVIKQQKPEVVFAPFWLDNHSDHRAAASALAKLAKKYDFIVYAYGVWLPVYPNVLIDCSKHWDSKMSAIGCYKSQLKDRDYIAMADGISKYWACVKGRGITNAEVYFVATIKEYATMQERIFGKL, from the coding sequence ATGCAGAAGTTTTTTAGGAACACTAAATTGTTTTCTTATTATGAAAAAATTCAGCCTGCGTTAAAGTATTCATTTTCAGTGCAAGATGGGCCCCCAGTAAAAAATGTTCTTGTAATAGCTCCGCACCAAGATGACGAGTCCATCGCTTGCGGTGGCGCTATTACAAAGCACACATCTTCCGGTGGAAAAGCGAGTGTTTTATTTCTTACAAGCGATATGCCCGAGCGTGCGCAAGAAGCTAGTAATGCCTGCAAAATTATTGGTGTTGATGAGGTTATAAGTTTGAAGCATTCTGCCGACACCTTGCATACTCAAAAAACAATTAGTGATTCAATAGAAAACGTTATAAAACAGCAAAAACCAGAGGTGGTTTTTGCCCCATTTTGGTTAGATAACCACTCAGACCACAGAGCCGCTGCAAGTGCTCTGGCAAAACTTGCTAAAAAATATGATTTTATTGTTTATGCTTATGGCGTTTGGTTGCCTGTTTACCCGAATGTTTTAATTGATTGCTCAAAACACTGGGATAGCAAAATGTCCGCAATAGGTTGTTATAAAAGCCAGTTAAAAGATAGAGATTATATTGCCATGGCCGATGGAATTAGTAAGTATTGGGCTTGCGTAAAAGGCCGTGGCATAACGAATGCAGAAGTTTACTTTGTTGCAACAATAAAAGAGTATGCCACAATGCAAGAAAGGATTTTTGGAAAATTATGA
- the yajC gene encoding preprotein translocase subunit YajC yields MLKSNLLKVSASLVMLGIVCMPLYAADGANSNIVANFLPMVLIIAIFYLFLIRPSQKKAKEHQNMLNSIKRNDKIITSGGIYATISQVKTDRFEVTIAEGVKIEISKNSVSTVIVEPQVEQSAEIK; encoded by the coding sequence ATGTTAAAGTCAAACCTGCTAAAAGTTAGTGCTTCACTTGTTATGTTAGGTATCGTTTGTATGCCACTATATGCGGCTGATGGCGCAAATTCAAACATTGTGGCAAATTTCTTGCCGATGGTTCTTATCATTGCAATTTTCTATTTATTTCTTATCAGACCATCTCAGAAAAAAGCAAAAGAACATCAGAATATGTTAAATTCAATAAAAAGAAATGACAAGATAATAACAAGTGGCGGTATATATGCCACGATTAGTCAGGTGAAAACTGACAGATTTGAGGTTACAATTGCCGAAGGTGTAAAGATAGAAATATCAAAAAACTCCGTAAGCACGGTAATAGTTGAACCACAAGTTGAGCAAAGCGCCGAAATAAAATAA
- a CDS encoding glycosyltransferase family 9 protein, with product MNQLGDLLFSLPTLMAARKQWPNAKIVSVAKNNLNELLKATGFVDEVLVKPSSGFLAKASLIKKIRKENFTKAICFSESFETAFYCALSKAKEKIGFNTASVSFLLNKKAQKLGVPSLSNNARLAQGAGLVNISADYTGLIKIPQSNKSSCTLWLSQNKLIEGNFVVLSPGASKRRAKKKWSDENWVELAKEILEQCCPVVFVGASWEKEKLQQLAALSGAYAFWAQEGVLSLAALINASFLFCGVDSGAMHLAAAMCKKVVALFGPTDPAQIGPMPLKKHTIIKADTLSKILPDRVLKEIKLARGHNAEVF from the coding sequence ATGAACCAATTAGGCGATTTGCTATTTTCTTTGCCGACACTAATGGCCGCAAGAAAACAGTGGCCAAATGCAAAAATTGTAAGCGTTGCAAAAAATAACCTAAATGAATTGCTTAAGGCAACTGGTTTTGTAGATGAAGTACTTGTAAAGCCAAGTTCCGGTTTTTTAGCTAAAGCATCGCTTATAAAAAAAATAAGAAAAGAAAACTTTACCAAGGCAATCTGTTTTTCGGAGTCCTTTGAGACAGCATTTTATTGTGCATTAAGCAAAGCAAAAGAAAAAATTGGTTTTAACACCGCGTCAGTTTCATTTTTATTAAATAAAAAAGCTCAAAAGCTTGGCGTACCTTCGCTTAGCAATAACGCACGGCTTGCGCAAGGGGCCGGTTTAGTTAATATTTCAGCCGATTATACAGGTCTTATTAAAATTCCTCAAAGCAATAAAAGTTCTTGTACACTTTGGCTTAGTCAAAATAAATTGATCGAGGGCAACTTTGTTGTTTTATCGCCGGGTGCAAGTAAACGGCGTGCAAAAAAAAAGTGGTCAGATGAAAACTGGGTTGAGCTTGCAAAAGAAATTTTGGAACAATGTTGTCCCGTTGTTTTTGTTGGGGCAAGCTGGGAAAAAGAAAAACTGCAACAACTTGCCGCACTCTCGGGTGCTTACGCTTTTTGGGCGCAGGAAGGTGTGCTATCGCTTGCGGCCTTAATTAATGCATCTTTTCTTTTTTGTGGGGTAGATTCAGGCGCTATGCACCTTGCGGCTGCTATGTGTAAAAAAGTTGTTGCTTTGTTTGGGCCAACAGACCCTGCTCAAATTGGCCCAATGCCACTTAAAAAACATACAATAATAAAGGCGGATACATTAAGTAAAATATTGCCAGATAGGGTTTTAAAAGAGATAAAACTTGCCCGGGGGCACAATGCAGAAGTTTTTTAG